A stretch of the Rosa rugosa chromosome 5, drRosRugo1.1, whole genome shotgun sequence genome encodes the following:
- the LOC133712164 gene encoding rhamnogalacturonan I rhamnosyltransferase 1-like, with protein sequence MDGKDDLKDSEYGQEVKDEKSYINGKLKYWKYAGGMKAELLKDLMNGTNIKAEKYLKGLVIARTRLARLKLWAVRLTKVLLLLAIALQVKGLGDTLLPKISKSSLPPERIYENNGYLMVSSNGGLNQMRSGICDMVAIARYLNVTLIVPELDNTSFWNDRSQFEDIFDVDYFITSLRDEVKILKELPPKQKKKVELESLYSMPPISWSNMTYYYNTILPRIQTYEVVHFTKTDARLANNGIPEEVQKLRCRANYQALKFAPPIEALGKKIVNILRERGPFMVLHLRYEMDMVAFSGCTEGCNREEIEETTKMRYAYPWWKEKEIDSEKKRKDGLCPLTPEETALALRALGIDRDIQVYIAAGDIYKAERRMAPLKEAFPNLVRKETLVDASDLLPLQNHSNQMAALDYYVSIESDIFVPTYGGNMAKVVEGHRRYLGFKKTILLDRKALVDLIDQYNNGTLSWSEFALGVNTVHAERMGQPTRRVEVPGKPKLEDYFYTNPTECLSLPAEDDDQLLQ encoded by the exons ATGGATGGAAAAGATGATCTCAAGGACTCGGAGTATGGCCAGGAGGTGAAGGATGAGAAGTCTTACATTAATGGGAAGCTCAAGTACTGGAAATATGCCGGAGGAATGAAGGCTGAACTCTTGAAGGATTTGATGAACGGGACTAATATCAAAGCCGAGAAGTACTTGAAAGGGTTGGTGATAGCTAGGACCCGACTCGCCCGGTTGAAATTGTGGGCGGTTCGACTGACGAAAGTGCTGCTACTCTTGGCTATTGCATTGCAGGTCAAGGGTTTGGGAGATACCTTGTTGCCAAAGATATCCAAAAGCTCTCTTCCCCCTGAAA GGATTTACGAAAACAATGGATATTTGATGGTTTCATCCAATGGAGGACTAAATCAGATGCGATCTGGC ATATGTGACATGGTAGCAATTGCAAGATATTTAAATGTCACCCTTATAGTTCCTGAGTTGGATAACACCTCCTTCTGGAATGACCGCAG TCAATTTGAAGACATATTCGATGTGGATTATTTCATTACCTCATTGAGAGATGAGGTCAAAATTTTAAAAGAACTACCTCCtaagcagaagaagaaagtggAATTAGAATCCCTTTATTCCATGCCCCCAATTAGTTGGTCCAATATGACTTATTACTATAACACG aTTCTTCCTCGCATACAAACATACGAAGTTGTGCACTTCACGAAAACAGATGCTAGGCTTGCCAACAATGGCATCCCTGAAGAGGTTCAGAAGCTTCGCTGCCGTGCTAATTACCAAGCTCTGAAATTCGCTCCTCCGATTGAGGCATTAGGCAAGAAAATTGTTAACATCCTCCGTGAAAGAGGCCCTTTCATGGTCCTTCATCTTCGGTACGAAATGGACATGGTGGCTTTTTCTGGTTGCACTGAGGGTTGCAATCGAGAAGAGATTGAAGAGACAACGAAAATGAG ATATGCTTATCCATGGTGGAAAGAAAAGGAGATTGATTCagagaagaaaaggaaggaTGGACTTTGCCCTTTAACACCTGAAGAAACTGCTCTAGCATTAAGAGCACTAGGCATTGATCGTGATATTCAAGTCTATATTGCTGCTGGAGATATATACAAGGCAGAGAGGAGAATGGCACCTCTCAAAGAAGCTTTTCCAAATTtg GTGAGAAAGGAGACGTTGGTTGATGCATCAGATCTTCTCCCTCTCCAAAACCACTCGAACCAAATGGCGGCTCTGGACTACTACGTCTCGATAGAAAGTGACATCTTTGTCCCAACATATGGAGGAAACATGGCAAAAGTAGTTGAAGGCCATAGAAGATACTTGGGATTCAAGAAAACCATTCTTCTAGACAGAAAGGCTCTGGTGGATCTGATAGACCAGTACAACAATGGAACCCTGAGCTGGAGCGAGTTCGCACTCGGAGTGAATACTGTTCATGCAGAGCGTATGGGACAACCAACTAGAAGAGTGGAGGTTCCAGGAAAACCTAAACTAGAGGACTACTTCTATACAAACCCAACTGAGTGTTTGTCACTGCCAGCTGAAGATGATGATCAACTATTACAGTAG
- the LOC133712486 gene encoding uncharacterized protein LOC133712486: MALLSFILNQNCSLQRSLTFGLIPYISSSLFSTLCRDHPSSPAPPRASPPVPKKVPFTVSAHGRTWQDPYRWMSNTDDPDLSDHLNQENSYADAFMADTRSLQRTLVSEMTSRVPTKISTPPELWGPWLYYQYIPEGKEYPVLCRRLEIKKKGWIKSFLRYARGGFGKEEVLLDWNEIAKKYGYVHVGTCRISPDHHFLAYTLDIKGDEQFILQIKDLRRGCIIPKVHVNGVVSLAWAQDSSTLFYTLSDENQRPYRVVCSKLGSDDMENITVFTESDSSFCVDITSTKDGKFITVNSNSRTSSEVYLIDSANPLDRLQKVWKRVPGVQYFLEHHHGIFYVLTNAPLRESKEWSGEGYYLARCRVEDILSSNWQNIIIPSEDFSIQDMDMFDGHLVLFLNKKDCSIFCSIDLPMAVHCKHQVKIEDLDPWFFPLPSNSCSVAPGSNHDFQNSAYRVVLSSPVMPDVVVDYDMSTRRFSVVQQEEVIGFCDSSSPANEIDMNQTLVKQNEKDKNVQISESQRWKDFSGEYCCEKREVISHDGVKVPLTLLYSHTAWKKGRSPGLLHGYGAYGEVLDKSWCTDRLSLLDRGWVVAFADVRGSGGDSSWHKAGSQFNKLNSIYDFVSCGNYLIKEGYVHSDQLGAIGHSAGGLLVGATINKYPDLFRAAILKVPFLDVCNTLMDPSLPLTILDYEEFGNPQIKSQFEHILSYSPYDNISQGSCYPSMLVTASFHDSRVGFWEAAKWVAKVRDSTCPRCSCSVILKTNMTGGHFGEGGRYAQSEETAYDYAFLFKAMGMVKNEK, encoded by the exons ATGGCTCTTCTTTCCTTCATCCTCAATCAAAACTGCTCCCTCCAAAGGTCCCTCACTTTTGGCTTAATTCCCTACATATCCTCCTCCCTCTTCTCTACTCTTTGCAGAGACCACCCCTCCTCCCCTGCCCCACCGCGGGCCTCTCCGCCGGTCCCAAAGAAAGTACCTTTCACAGTCTCAGCTCACGGCAGAACGTGGCAGGACCCCTACCGTTGGATGTCCAACACCGACGACCCTGATCTCTCCGACCACCTCAACCAGGAAAACTCATACGCCGATGCTTTCATGGCTGACACTCGCAGCCTCCAACGAACTCTGGTCTCTGAGATGACAAGTCGTGTGCCCACCAAGATTTCAACCCCTCCTGAGCTTTGGGGACCCTG gttgtattaCCAATACATTCCAGAAGGGAAAGAATACCCAGTTCTTTGTAGAAGATTAGAAATCAAAAAGAAAGGTTGGATTAAGAGTTTTCTTCGCTATGCAAGAGGAGGATTTGGAAAGGAGGAAGTTTTGCTCGACTGGAATGAAATTGCCAAGAAATAT GGTTATGTGCATGTTGGTACGTGTCGAATTTCACCAGACCACCATTTCCTAGCCTACACACTCGATATCAAGGGTGATGAGCAGTTCATTCTTCAAATTAAGGACCTAAGACGTGGATGTATCATTCCCAAAGTACATGTTAATGGTGTTGTTAGCTTGGCATGGGCTCAGGATAGCAGTACTCTGTTTTATACACTATCAGATGAGAATCAACGACCTTACAG GGTTGTCTGCTCAAAACTAGGATCTGATGATATGGAAAATATCACTGTGTTTACAGAAAGTGATTCCAGCTTCTGTGTGGATATAACAAGCACAAAAGATGGCAAGTTTATAACTGTCAATTCAAATTCAAGGACTTCATCTG AGGTTTATTTGATAGATTCTGCCAACCCATTAGACAGATTGCAGAAAGTGTGGAAGCGTGTTCCTGGTGTACAGTATTTTCTGGAACATCATCATGGAATATTTTATGTTCTTACTAATGCTCCTTTGCGAGAAAGCAAGGAGTGGTCAGGTGAAGGTTATTACCTAGCTAGATGCCGTGTTGAAGATATACTGTCATCTAATTGGCAG AATATCATCATTCCAAGTGAAGACTTCAGCATTCAAGACATGGACATGTTTGATGGGCATCTGGTCCTTTTTCTCAACAAGAAGGATTGCTCCATCTTTTGTTCCATTGATTTGCCTATGGCTGTTCATTGTAAG CATCAAGTGAAGATTGAAGATCTTGATCCCTGGTTTTTCCCTCTGCCCTCAAATTCATGTAGCGTTGCTCCAGGTTCAAACCATGACTTCCAGAATTCAGCATACCGTGTGGTGCTTTCTTCTCCTGTG ATGCCTGATGTAGTTGTTGACTATGACATGTCAACACGGAGATTCTCAGTTGTGCAGCAAGAAGAAGTGATCGGCTTTTGTGATTCAAGCTCACCAGCCAATGAGATAGATATGAACCAAACTCTTGTTAAACAAAATGAGAAGGATAAAAATGTCCAGATAAGTGAATCACAAAGATGGAAAGACTTTTCTGGTGAATACTGCTGTGAGAAGAGGGAAGTTATTTCCCATGATGGTGTTAAAGTTCCTTTGACCCTACTGTACTCTCATACGGCCTGGAAAAAGGGTCGGTCTCCTGGGCTTCTACACGGATATGGAGCATATGGGGAGGTTTTAGATAAAAGCTGGTGCACTGATCGGCTGAGTTTACTTGACCGGGGATGGGTGGTGGCATTTGCTGATGTGAG GGGTAGTGGTGGAGATTCTTCGTGGCATAAAGCTGGAAGTCAGTTTAATAAACTGAATTCGATTTACGATTTTGTATCATGTGGCAACTACCTGATTAAAGAGGGTTATGTACATAGCGATCAGCTTGGTGCTATTGGACATAGTGCTGGAGGTCTACTTGTTGGAGCAACTATCAATAAGTACCCAGATCTATTTCGTGCTGCTATTTTGAAG GTTCCATTTCTTGACGTATGCAACACTCTAATGGATCCCAGCTTGCCCCTCACGATTCTGGATTATGAAGAATTTGGCAATCCTCAGATAAAGTCCCAATTTGAGCATATCTTGAGTTATTCACCTTATGATAATATCTCTCAAGGCAGTTGTTACCCTTCAATGCTTGTTACAGCGTCCTTTCATGACTCGAG GGTCGGGTTTTGGGAAGCTGCCAAGTGGGTGGCCAAAGTTCGAGATAGCACATGTCCTCGTTGTTCTTGTTCTGTTATTCTGAAGACAAATATGACCGGAGGACATTTTGGCGAAGGTGGACGCTATGCTCAAAGTGAGGAAACTGCGTATGATTATGCTTTCCTTTTTAAAGCTATGGGGATGGTGAAGAATGAAAAATAA
- the LOC133708432 gene encoding uncharacterized protein LOC133708432: MELVFSTSVTMLCILLSTLLTPCAYSLQIHVQPWSKVAAKKEVQVSQFHALPRKLRLTEIEATVVGQEGQDSAPNHKKQPKQNVLAAGTKPLIHKEEEGVEVKHRSSSGTWQEWMESNDEDTSAFFTMDYSKVRRRRPIHNKSLKPKGVKVAAAATP; this comes from the exons ATGGAGCTGGTATTCTCCACCAGTGTCACTATGCTATGCATTCTTCTCTCTACTTTGCTAACACCTTGTGCTTATTCTCTGCAAATTCATGTGCAGCCATGGAGTAAAGTAGCTG CCAAGAAAGAAGTTCAAGTCTCTCAGTTCCATGCATTGCCAAGAAAGCTTCGACTCACTGAAATAGAAGCTACT GTTGTAGGACAAGAAGGCCAAGATTCAGCACCTAATCACAAAAAGCAGCCGAAGCAAAATGTTCTAGCTGCAG GTACTAAGCCATTGATccataaagaagaagaaggtgtaGAGGTGAAGCACAGAAGCAGTTCAGGGACATGGCAGGAATGGATGGAGAGCAACGACGAGGACACATCGGCGTTCTTCACAATGGACTATTCCAAAGTCAGAAGACGACGCCCCATACACAACAAGTCCTTGAAGCCAAAGGGCGTTAAAGTTGCAGCAGCAGCAACTCCATGA
- the LOC133709175 gene encoding uncharacterized protein LOC133709175, giving the protein MKLEREPVFGQLSLSHKPDYKPFDHNEITLNSGGLQSANWIGKESQTRVLFDSKDNEEDAVQNDGIDLTASRFDCSKSVDDLETCNEGEVKGFAPEKLESSGKQSEYYMDKSVTECDLPELTVCYKESSCNNIKDICIDEGVPSQEKIRFETDVDEKAFCTYLSPDKDQKHLLLEQQMDIFMTIPDDFKSSAQKYDVKKDFVIACDAKDLVQREEAMYDASEKTAIDVSRDMISPENLRTQNLNSKSSSKASNEAVQDTVQISSDKESEIAATHSSALVSAKEESKDIENGAFLKRDPVPSAVELNCHVDKLSDISEVENGSITVCLDRSAPVSIIRFPNLDPVPSTDGSNCLLDELSNNFKADKGGSSSCGLNCSDILGDVCPQNGFSKHIETQNMSEDDSDDICDSKTISSKVQPCLAPVTIARGDCPENGACQRPETSNTSMVDEDISDSEIVSSQVQHSLVPATIARDQYLKEGNSNAQDVPIQVQHEVGETSFSAGVPFSTLINYKEPIPYSGTHNASSEVQHDQGESSFSAVRNSLSLINSSVPIPYSDSDGFLLQRDLGDSSFAAVGHVSSLINSSGPIPYSGSISLRSDSSATSTRSFAFPVMHPHEPFSSPVRMAKADRKLLRKHKGWKRGIFCCSF; this is encoded by the exons ATGAAACTCg AGAGGGAACCGGTGTTTGGCCAATTAAGTTTAAGCCACAAGCCTGATTATAAACCTTTTGATCACAATGAGATTACTCTGAATTCTGGGGGATTACAATCAGCAAATTGGATTGGGAAGGAAAGTCAGACCAGGGTTTTGTTTGATTCGAAGGACAATGAGGAAGATGCTGTTCAAAATGATGGAATTGACTTGACTGCATCAAGATTTGATTGTTCAAAGAGTGTGGATGATTTGGAAACCTGTAATGAAGGTGAAGTTAAAGGTTTTGCGCCTGAAAAATTAGAATCTTCAGGGAAGCAATCAGAATATTATATGGACAAAAGTGTTACAGAATGCGACTTGCCAGAACTGACGGTTTGTTACAAAGAGAGTAGTTGCAATAATATCAAGGATATCTGCATAGATGAGGGAGTGCCTTCCCAAGAGAAGATCCGGTTTGAGACAGACGTGGATGAGAAGGCATTTTGCACTTATTTGTCTCCTGATAAGGATCAGAAACACCTACTGCTTGAACAACAAATGGACATTTTTATGACCATTCCAGATGATTTCAAGTCTTCTGCACAGAAATATGATGTAAAGAAGGATTTTGTCATTGCTTGTGATGCCAAGGATCTGGTGCAGAGAGAAGAAGCAATGTATGATGCATCAGAGAAAACTGCAATTGATGTGTCCAGAGACATGATTTCCCCTGAAAACTTGCGAACACAGAATTTGAACTCCAAGTCCTCTAGTAAGGCCAGCAATGAAGCTGTACAAGATACTGTTCAG ATATCGAGTGACAAGGAAAGTGAAATAGCAGCAACTCACAGCAGTGCTTTGGTTTCAGCAAAGGAAGAATCTAAGGATATTGAGAATGGAGCGTTCTTGAAGCGAGATCCTGTTCCTTCAGCTGTAGAACTAAACTGCCATGTTGATAAGTTATCTGACATTAGTGAAGTGGAGAATGGAAGCATTACTGTTTGTTTGGACCGTTCAGCACCTGTATCGATTATTAGATTTCCAAACCTGGATCCTGTCCCTTCCACTGATGGATCAAACTGTCTTCTTGACGAGTTGTCCAACAATTTTAAAGCGGACAAAGGAGGAAGCAGTTCTTGTGGTTTGAACTGTTCAGACATTCTCGGGGATGTCTGTCCCCAAAATGGGTTCAGCAAACATATTGAAACTCAAAATATGTCTGAAGATGATAGTGATGACATATGTGATTCAAAAActatttcaagcaaagttcagCCTTGTTTAGCACCTGTGACTATTGCCAGAGGGGATTGTCCTGAAAATGGTGCCTGTCAACGTCCTGAAACTTCAAATACGTCCATGGTTGATGAAGACATTTCTGATTCAGAGATTGTTTCAAGCCAAGTTCAACATTCTTTAGTCCCTGCGACTATTGCCAGAGACCAATATCTTAAAGAGGGGAATTCTAATGCACAGGATGTTCCGATCCAAGTTCAACATGAGGTGGGAGAGACTAGTTTCTCCGCAGGAGTTCCTTTCTCGACCCTTATAAATTATAAGGAACCAATACCTTATTCAGGTACACACAATGCTTCGAGTGAAGTGCAACATGATCAGGGGGAATCAAGTTTCTCTGCAGTACGTAACTCATTGAGTCTTATAAATAGTTCGGTACCAATACCTTATTCTGATTCAGATGGATTCCTTCTTCAACGTGATCTGGGAGATTCGAGTTTTGCTGCAGTAGGTCATGTCTCGAGTCTCATAAATAGTTCGGGACCAATACCTTATTCTGGCAGTATCTCCCTTCGATCAGACAGCAGCGCAACCAGCACCCGCTCATTTGCCTTCCCTGT TATGCATCCGCATGAACCATTCAGCAGTCCGGTGAGAATGGCAAAAGCTGACCGGAAGCTTTTGCGTAAACATAAGGGTTGGAAGCGGGGTATTTTCTGCTGTAGTTTCTGA
- the LOC133709286 gene encoding uncharacterized protein LOC133709286: MEDLWKRAKSFAEEAAKKSQTITTSSASAKISDLVSETAKRSREFAAEASKKADEIKSAALKQADQIKSLSVSEIIPPQLSNLSLVNSSSSSASASVNEPSPEELQKFGVSDDLRDFVKGLTSDTFKHFPIQDEAEEVSEVPTTASNVRKDLTEWQERHATLVLTTVKEISRLRYELCPRVMKERRFWRIYFTLVSSHVAPYEKQYMEELKLKEAEQLEDDKAKQTPVVGEADKAEGSETNKKSLTSKSSSTEQDLDTFLLGDLEDSDGGQDDGNDNFDDDFDKIGDSDVDDEKHVKK, translated from the exons ATGGAAGACCTGTGGAAGCGAGCCAAGAGCTTCGCGGAAGAAGCCGCCAAGAAATCCCAGACCATCACCACCTCCTCCGCCTCCGCCAAAATCTCCGACTTAGTCTCCGAGACCGCCAAGCGATCCCGCGAGTTCGCCGCCGAGGCCTCCAAGAAAGCCGACGAGATCAAATCCGCCGCCCTCAAGCAAGCCGATCAGATCAAGTCTCTCTCCGTCTCCGAGATCATACCTCCTCAGCTCTCCAACCTCTCCCTCGtcaactcctcctcctcctccgcctctGCCTCGGTCAATGAGCCTTCGCCGGAGGAGCTTCAGAAGTTTGGAGTCTCCGACGATCTCAGAGACTTCGTCAAGGGACTCACTTCGGATACCTTCAAGCACTTTCCGATCCAAG ATGAAGCGGAGGAGGTTTCTGAGGTGCCGACTACGGCGTCGAATGTGAGGAAGGATCTGACTGAGTGGCAGGAGCGCCATGCCACTCTGGTTCTCACTACTGTTAAG GAGATTTCGAGGTTAAGATATGAACTGTGCCCACGTGTTATGAAAGAACGAAGATTCTGGAGGATATATTTTACCCTTGTGAGCAGCCATGTGGCTCC ATATGAGAAGCAATATATGGAGGAGTTGAAGCTCAAGGAAGCAGAGCAATTGGAAGATGATAAAGCGAAGCAAACACCTGTTGTTGGAGAGGCTGATAAAGCAGAAGGAAGTGAAACAAACAAGAAGAGCTTAACTTCCAAATCTTCATCAACTGAGCAGGACTTGGATACATTCCTTTTGGGGGATCTTGAAGACAGCGATGGGGGTCAAG ATGATGGCAACGACAATTTTGATGATGATTTCGACAAGATTGGCGATTCG GATGTTGATGATGAAAAGCATGTGAAGAAATGA
- the LOC133710174 gene encoding rhamnogalacturonan I rhamnosyltransferase 1-like: protein MDKTKAGLEGSEFGEAKVKHHKNMDYYLKDIMGGIKVFKGEKLTSLMVSQSRFCRLKLLAAAATTMLLLCACAVQYTTLSDTMKPRVLIFRSSQHFAPSQSSTADIERDYVNNGFLMVSSNGGLNQMRAGICDMVAIARFLNVTLIVPELDKTSFWNDRSQFEDIFDVDHFIASLSDEVRILKVLPQKQRRRIEIASLYSIPPASWSNMTFYYNRVLPQIKKYEVLHFTKTDTRLANNGIPVEVQKMRCKANYEALRFTPPIEELGKKIVRILREMGPFLVLHLRYEMDMLAFSGCTEGCDDKEIEELTNMRYAYPWWKEKVINSTKKRKSGKCPLTPEETALALRALDIDPSIQVYIAAGDIYGGERRMASLRLAFPHIVKKETLLEASDLEPFRNHSNQMAALDYIVSLESDIFAPTYGGNMARVVEGHRRYLGFRTTIRLDRMLLVNLIDQYKKGRLSWDEFSQAVKTGHADRMGSPTQRLEIPGKPKEEEYFYNNPQECLPPISTKPKRL from the exons ATGGACAAAACCAAAGCTGGTTTAGAAGGATCTGAATTTGGAGAAGCAAAAGTTAAGCATCACAAGAATATGGACTACTATTTGAAGGATATAATGGGAGGGATCAAAGTATTCAAGGGAGAGAAGTTAACGAGCTTGATGGTTTCGCAGTCACGATTCTGCAGACTCAAACTGTTAGCAGCTGCAGCCACAACCATGTTGCTACTCTGCGCCTGCGCTGTGCAGTACACCACACTCAGCGATACAATGAAGCCACGAGTGCTGATATTTCGTTCTTCTCAACATTTTGCTCCTTCACAGAGTAGTACTGCTGATATTGAAA GGGATTACGTGAACAATGGATTTCTCATGGTCTCATCCAATGGAGGATTGAATCAAATGCGAGCGGGC ATTTGTGACATGGTAGCTATTGCAAGGTTTTTGAATGTCACGCTTATAGTTCCCGAGTTGGATAAAACCTCCTTTTGGAATGATCGGAG TCAGTTTGAAGATATATTCGACGTGGATCACTTCATAGCATCATTGAGCGATGAAGTCCGCATATTGAAAGTTCTGCCCCAGAAGCAGAGAAGAAGAATAGAAATCGCTTCCCTCTATTCCATACCCCCTGCTAGTTGGTCTAATATGACATTTTACTACAACAGG GTTCTTCCTCAGATAAAGAAGTACGAAGTACTGCATTTCACTAAAACTGATACAAGACTTGCCAATAATGGGATCCCTGTGGAAGTTCAGAAAATGCGCTGCAAAGCAAATTATGAAGCCCTGAGGTTCACTCCCCCAATTGAGGAATTGGGGAAGAAGATTGTAAGGATTCTGAGAGAAATGGGCCCGTTCTTAGTTCTTCATCTCAGATATGAAATGGACATGTTAGCCTTTTCGGGTTGTACTGAAGGCTGCGATGACAAAGAAATCGAAGAATTGACAAATATGAG ATATGCTTATCCATGGTGGAAAGAGAAAGTAATTAATtccaccaaaaaaagaaaatctggGAAATGCCCATTAACTCCCGAGGAGACTGCTCTTGCACTGAGGGCATTGGATATCGATCCTAGTATCCAAGTATACATAGCTGCAGGTGATATTTATGGGGGAGAAAGAAGAATGGCATCTCTGAGATTAGCCTTTCCACACATA GTTAAGAAAGAAACATTGCTGGAAGCCTCAGACCTTGAGCCCTTCCGAAACCATTCGAACCAAATGGCTGCATTGGACTACATTGTGTCACTGGAAAGTGATATCTTCGCTCCAACTTATGGAGGAAACATGGCAAGAGTTGTCGAAGGCCATAGACGGTACTTAGGATTCAGGACAACAATTCGTCTCGACAGAATGCTTCTAGTGAATTTGATAGACCAGTACAAGAAGGGTAGACTGAGCTGGGATGAATTTTCCCAGGCAGTGAAAACAGGACATGCTGATCGCATGGGTAGCCCTACACAAAGATTGGAGATTCCTGGTAAACCCAAGGAAGAGGAATACTTCTATAACAATCCACAGGAATGTTTACCACCAATTTCTACAAAACCAAAGAGGCTGTGA